A genomic segment from Gigantopelta aegis isolate Gae_Host unplaced genomic scaffold, Gae_host_genome ctg3525_pilon_pilon, whole genome shotgun sequence encodes:
- the LOC121392206 gene encoding NADH dehydrogenase [ubiquinone] 1 alpha subcomplex subunit 13-like: MSMIKLSSPKGGYPEIKWSRNLPRRGPSGLMTILGGVQSNKERRRLRKEQLNARLSLLPLVQAEEDRRILRAMKAFEAEEALIMKDVPGWKVGESVYHTDKWVPPNPAQ, encoded by the exons ATGTCTATGATCAAACTCTCA AGCCCGAAAGGAGGGTATCCAGAGATAAAATGGTCACGCAATCTACCTCGTCGAGGCCCATCAGGACTGATGACAATACTTGGAGG AGTCCAATCAAATAAGGAGAGAAG GCGTCTTCGAAAAGAGCAACTCAATGCAAGGTTATCTCTACTTCCATTAGTTCAAGCTGAAGAAGATCGAAG GATATTGAGAGCTATGAAAGCATTTGAAGCTGAAGAGGCGTTAATAATGAAGGATGTACCTGGATGGAAAGTAGGAGAAAGTGTTTATCACACAGACAAATGGGTTCCACCAAATCCTGCACAATAA